From the genome of Pungitius pungitius chromosome 21, fPunPun2.1, whole genome shotgun sequence, one region includes:
- the zgc:174164 gene encoding disintegrin and metalloproteinase domain-containing protein 9 encodes MVGKLTVFAFVLLSCFPCIDNKDIFNGLTLKVSKYSVVNPQLVDRLKRSINRTTQSKENYGEETISYSVNINNRKHLLHLKKNRDFLHPNFVQYSSDANGNHNTSYPKPHVHCYYHGEVEGYEDSVVALSTCSGLRGVILVGNEIYGLEPVPQSTNNEHLLYLLKDIISGPATCGVVNEAASTQSHEPFEPGTSLTSLLRRKRNLPETRYVELVLVADNLRYKVKNGNETAVREELVQIANLLDGYYKQLNIRVVLVGLQIFKDSNPFNVNGSAREVLGEFVQWRKNVLLPKIRHDDAQLIIGRPNAYDGGIIGMAFVGTVCHVGTAGGINVFSANNLVSASTVVAHEMGHNLGMNHDRSGCTCNGNSGCIMGAVNGGVPAFSSCSAQDFENLIVRGGGTCLKNQPSPSNVVGVAECGNGRLEEGEQCDCGKPAECNNKCCDAATCQFTSGSACAQGGCCSNCQFKVAGTPCRESANACDIPEYCNGTAGFCPNDFYVMNGLPCQDPQAAAYCYEGRCQTYDFQCKHLFAPDPATKAADICFKTTNLMGDRFGNCGMDNKGVLIKCTSANSMCGKLQCTNVDVNNPPPGAVVSIKIIDGAKCVNADFNLGPDVLDPGYANSGSPCEKGKTCINFECVNASALLANLNCDARTTCNGKGVCNDRGNCHCENGWAPPSCDRAGRGGSIDSGPAQIDYSLRDGLLIFFLLVVPVLVLLILVLLYFFRRDTLDPCLKGRHLKSRNVANRNVNGKSNGIVQTSVTTQPPFPAPSNAAGYPPATAVPIPGFRYGDQDYWNADENGAPARPPVPRQGPGVPRPIPPRQIPT; translated from the exons ATGGTCGGAAAACTCACcgtatttgcttttgttttgctaTCTTGCTTTCCCTGCATTGACAACAAAG ACATTTTCAATGGGCTGACATTAAAAGTCTCCAAGTACTCCGTTGTAAATCCTCAGCTGGTTGACAGATTGAAAAGGAGCATCAACAGAACGACACAATCGAAAGAA AATTATGGAGAGGAGACTATATCATATTCAGTCAACATAAACAACAGGAAACACCTCCTTCATCTAAAAAAGAACAG AGACTTTTTGCACCCAAACTTTGTTCAATACTCAAGTGATGCCAATGGTAACCACAATACGTCATATCCAAAACCGCAT GTTCATTGCTATTATCATGGAGAGGTGGAGGGATATGAGGATTCAGTGGTAGCACTCAGCACATGCTCAGGCCTCAG gggtgtTATCCTCGTTGGAAATGAGATATATGGACTTGAGCCTGTCCCACAGTCCACCAACAATGAGCACCTTCTGTACCTACTGAAGGATATCATCTCCGGACCCGCAACTTGTGGGGTTGTCAATGAGGCAGCATCTACGCAAAGCCATGAACCCTTTGAGCCTGGCACATCACTGACTTCACTGCTTCGG AGGAAGCGCAATTTACCAGAAACCAGATATGTGGAGTTGGTGTTGGTGGCCGATAATCTCAGG TATAAAGTTAAGAATGGAAACGAGACAGCTGTAAGAGAGGAACTCGTGCAGATTGCCAATCTACTGGATGGG TATTACAAGCAGCTGAATATCCGTGTGGTGCTGGTCGGCCTCCAAATTTTTAAGGACAGTAACCCTTTCAATGTGAACGGCTCTGCCCGAGAGGTGTTGGGCGAGTTTGTCCAGTGGAGGAAGAATGTTTTGTTGCCAAAGATCAGGCATGATGATGCTCAACTCATTAT TGGTCGGCCTAATGCATACGATGGTGGCATAATAGGTATGGCCTTTGTGGGAACGGTATGCCACGTTGGGACAGCCGGAGGAATCAACGTG tTTAGTGCGAACAACCTGGTTTCAGCCTCCACTGTGGTAGCCCACGAGATGGGCCATAATCTTGGCATGAATCATGACCGTAGCGGATGCACCTGCAATGGGAATAGCGGATGCATCATGGGTGCAGTTAACGG GGGTGTCCCTGCTTTTAGCAGCTGCAGTGCACAAGACTTTGAGAATCTGATTGTACGTGGAGGAGGTACTTGTCTGAAAAACCAGCCCTCGCCCTCAAATGTGGTTGGTGTAGCTGAATGTGGCAATGGCCGactggaggaaggagagcagtgTGACTGTGGAAAACCCGCG GAATGTAACAATAAATGCTGTGATGCTGCCACCTGCCAATTTACATCTGGTTCAGCCTGTGCTCAGGGAGGCTGCTGCTCTAACTGTCAG TTCAAAGTTGCTGGAACACCATGCAGAGAGTCGGCCAACGCGTGTGATATTCCTGAATACTGTAATGGCACGGCTGGGTTTTGTCCCAACGACTTCTACGTCATGAACGGCCTGCCCTGTCAAGACCCCCAAGCTGCTGCTTACTGCTATGAGGGTCGATGCCAGACGTATGATTTCCAGTGCAAACATCTCTTTGCACCAG ATCCAGCAACAAAGGCAGCAGATATTTGTTTTAAGACTACAAATTTGATGGGAGACCGATTTGGTAACTGTGGAATGGACAACAAAGGAGTTCTTATCAAATGTACTTCGGC AAATTCCATGTGTGGGAAGTTGCAGTGTACAAACGTGGACGTCAACAACCCCCCTCCTGGTGCCGTAGTCAGTATCAAAATAATTGATGGGGCAAAGTGTGTTAATGCAGACTTCAACCTCGGCCCAGATGTGCTTGATCCTGGCTACGCAAACTCTGGCAGCCCTTGTGAAAAAGGAAAG ACCTGCATAAACTTTGAATGTGTGAACGCCTCTGCTCTGCTGGCCAACCTGAACTGTGATGCCCGGACAACATGTAACGGCAAAGGG GTGTGTAATGACCGAGGAAACTGCCATTGTGAAAACGGGTGGGCCCCACCTAGCTGTGACCGGGCGGGGCGCGGTGGTAGCATAGACAGTGGCCCTGCTCAGATAG ACTACTCCCTCAGGGACGGATTGttgatcttcttcctattgGTGGTTCCTGTTCTTGTCCTTCTCATCCTGGTGCTGCTATACTTCTTCAGGAGAGACACCCTGGACCCATGCCTCAAAGGACGACACCTTAA GTCACGTAATGTTGCAAATCGAAATGTGAATGGGAAGTCAAACGGCATTGTTCAGACAAGTGTCACAACTCAGCCTCCATTTCCGGCTCCTTCTAATGCG GCTGGATATCCACCAGCTACAGCAGTTCCAATTCCTGG TTTCAGGTACGGAGATCAGGATTATTGGAACGCAGATGAAAATGGGGCCCCTGCACGACCACCAGTTCCAAGGCAGGGCCCAGGAGTACCCAGGCCAATCCCCCCTAGGCAGATACCTACTTGA